The Bdellovibrio sp. GT3 genome contains the following window.
ACACTGGCGGTCTTTGCCGGATTGGGGTTGGGAATGGCCCTGCCATTTTTAGCTTTGGCCTACTTCCCGCAAGCACTGCGCATTTTACCCAAGCCCGGTGCCTGGATGGAAAAATTCAAGGAGGTTCTGGCTTTCCCCCTTTTCGCAACAGTCATTTGGCTTTTGTGGGTGCTTGCCCAGCAAATCGAAATGACCGGCGTCCTGTTTGTTTTGATTTTATTTCTGTGTATTGGGCTATGGATCTGGTGCTCAAGACAAATCAGAAATGAAAGATTGAAACAAATAGTTCTGGCAATTGGATTTGTGTTGTCCTTGGCTGCTCTTTATTTTCTACCGGAGTCTTCTTCTATAAAGGGCACTACGACCGCCACTTCTTCAGATTCGTGGAATACCTTCAGTGAAACCAGCATTAACTCAGAACTTAAATCAGGCAATGCCATTTTTATCGACTTTACAGCCGCGTGGTGCATCACCTGTCAGGTGAATAAAAAACTGGTCTTAAACACTACTGATATCCAAAAGCTTTTCAGTGATAACAAAGTCAAACTCTACAAAGCCGACTGGACAGACCGTGATCCCAAGATAACCAAGGCCCTTGCAAGCTTTGGAAGAAATTCATTGCCACTTTATGTCTATTATTCGAAAGGCAGCAAAGAGCCGCAGATTCTACCGGAAATACTAACCAAGTCACTTATTCAAAATCTCTTCACCAATCAGGAGAAATCACCATGAAAATGACGTTACTTGTTCTTGCGACAACTTTAATTTCAAGCTTCGCTTTCGCCGATGCAAGAATTGGCTCTCCAGCGCCCGAGTTTTCCGTAACCGATGCGCAAGGGAAACCACAAAATCTTAAGGACTATAAAGGCAAATACGTGATCCTTGAGTGGTACAACAAGGATTGCCCATATGTTCGTAAACACTACGACAGTGGCAACATGCAAAAGATCCAAAGTGAACTCACTGGCAAAGGTGCTGTTTGGTTAACGGTTGTTTCCTCCGCAAAAGGCAAACAAGGTTATATGACGCCCGGAGAAACCATCACCAACGGAACAAAGGAAGGCTCCAAAGCTTCCGCGATCTTAATTGATGAAAGTGGAACCATGGGAAAAGCCTACGGAGCGAAAACCACTCCGCACATGTACCTGATTGATCCTCAAGGCACACTTCGCTATGCAGGAGCCATTGATAGCGATGATTCCTCTGACAAGAAAACCATCGCCACCGCTCAAAACTATATTATGGCGGCAACGAACAGTGCAATGAAGGGCGAAAAAATTGCCAAGGAAACCAGCAAGCCTTACGGCTGCAGCGTAAAATACTAGTTTCACCAAACTCCTCTACCAATTTTGGCAGAGGAGTTACTTTTCGCTAACTGAAATCAAAACATAGGAGCTGTGATTCAAACCAGCCAACTCAAGCGTTGATAGATTTTGAATCATTATACAATCTCCGGCATGCACCAAATGTCCATGCACCTCAAGCCTGCCCCTAAGGCAAAATATAAAATGTCTTCCACCTTCAAAGTTCAGCGTCGATATCTCGTGCAGGTTTAATACTTTCATCTCGGCCTGAATACGATCTCTTTGATAAATGATTCCTAAATCAACCACGGGCCCTTCAATAAGCTTCGCGTGAATGACTTCTTCACCTGAAAACTCCAGGACCTCCAGCTGGTGCAAATCTTTGCCATTCAAGGTCAAACCCGTGCCTTGAGTGATAACAAGCTTTCGATCACAACCAGGAAATTTTGAGAACGGATCATCTCCGTTTACTTGCGCTGAACTGATTCGCCAAAAAAAATCATCCGGAAACGAAGCCCCTTCGGGACCGATGGCTATTTGCGCAGTCTGCCCCTTGCCATTCTTCCACGGCATAGTTTTATATGATGATTGTTTCAATAAAGTGATCATGGGAATGGAGTCTATTCTAGAGACTCTCCTGGTGCAAAGAATATGGATGAAACAATGACGTCCCCATTTCACTGCAAAAACCATCAAAGTTTCTCGGCGCCACCCCGCGAACTTCGTGATTACACGGATGAATCCACGCGGTCATTCCCTCCCGGGCAGCTCTGTGTGTACTTAGAAATGCTTCAGCCATCCAGACACTATGTCCATCGCGCAACAGGCGATGCTTCGCAGCTTCTTCAGTCACTGGCACGTAGCGGACCTGATAACCTGCGACTTTCGATACTTTCCCTAATACTTCCTCAAGGTTCAAAGCCTCAGGACCTGTCAGATTGATCACCCGATTTTCGTAAAGCCAGGGATTCTCAACCACTTTCAGAGCCACATCGACGACATCGCGCACGTCCACGTAGGAACTTTTCGACCCCCCCTCAGGTAAAAACAAAGCTCCTTGACGAATGGAGTCAGCATGCCTTGAAACAAAGCTCTGCATAAAATGGTTGGGACGAATAACTGCCAATGGCAATCGACTGTCCCGCACCATCTCCTCAATCTGGCCATACGTACGATGAAGAAGAAACTGGGAATCTGCGTCGGCTCCCAGAATTGAATTAAAAACCACAAACCGCACCGCAGAGTTCTTTGCGGCGATGATCGCATTTTGAGCATAAACCAGCATGGACTCAGAAATCGGCAGATTCAGAAAAAGGATATCAGTCTCCTTCATGACCTCTTCGACCAGACTGCGCACTCCCAGATCAACCTGTCTATGCCGTACTTCCGGATCAAAAACAGAAACGTCATGACTTGCAGCAACAAATCGAGCTTGCCTGCCATCAAGTCGCCTCACCAACTCCCGCCCCATTTTACCTGTAGCCCCGGTGATTAAAATTCGCTCTTTCATAGATCACCAGTATCTGATTTTGGCTCTTCCTTTTACAGGTGTATATTAACAAAGGTACGCTTGACTCCCCTCTGGTTTCTCGATTTAGTTGTGTGGTGAAATTTTTTACCGAAAACCTGACGGTTTTTAAAAGAGTCGCCTTTCCATTGTTTGTCCTTTTGGTGTTGTCCAGCAACATCGATCAATTCCTCAATCAACAGGTTGAAACAGCTTTAAGAAACCCGCTTGGAGCCACGCCTCAAGTTTACTGGTTTGGGTTCCTATCAATTATCAGCAGTATCCTGTTCCCGATACTTTTGATCACAACCGCTTTGTATGCCATGCAGTACAAAAAGGTGGCTGCCAGTCTGTCTGACTTTTACGGCAGATACATCAATCAGGTATTTATTGAGACTCTTCGAACCTGGGGCAAAACTCTTTTGTGGGGATTGCTATTTATCCTGCCAGGCATTTGGAAGTTTCTAGAGTACAGCATGGTGCCATTCGTGGTGACCGGTTCCCAACGCTATGACGAAGGAAAAATCGATGCCCTTCAAGCATCTGCCGGTGTCTTTCGTAAACACTGGTTCAAAATAACAGGAATTCTGATTCTATTTCACCTGTTCATCCCCTTGATACTGACCAGTCTCTTTGACTCCTACCGTTTGCTCTGGAAAACACCAGTGCCAAGTCTGGTATTGAACTTACTGGATACATATTTACTGATTATTTCAACACAGCTTTTGTTTAATGTTTTTCAAGACGAGGTAAAAAGACATGAATCTCATGTTTAATTGGAAAGAAGTAAAAAACCGCGGAAAAGGTCTGACTTTTGATGACGTACTTATTATTCCGGCGCGTTCGGATGTTCGCTCTCGTCGCGACCCAAATTTGACGACGAAAGTAACCCGTAATTTTTCCATGGAAACGCCTATTGTCAGCGCCAACATGGACATGGTGACTGAATTCGACATGGCACTAGCCATGCACAACCTTGGCGGCATGGGAATTCTTCACCGCTTTATCACCACGGAAGAACAGGCCTCCCAAGCACGCCGCTTAAAAGAAGCCGGTGTTAAACTTATCTCTGCCAGTGTTGGCGTTGGTGAGGAATTTAAATCCCGCTCCAAAGCCCTGGTGGATGCCGGAGTTAATATCATCACGATCGATATTGCTCACGGCCACTCTGTGCAAATGATGGAAACCATGAAGTGGTTAAAAGACCAGTATCCAAATGTGGATTTGATTGCCGGAAATATGGCAACTCCAGATGCCGCTCGCGATTTGATCGAAGCCGGTGCTGACGCCATCAAAGTGGGAATTGGTCCAGGCTCCATGTGCACAACTCGCATCATCACCGGGTGTGGCGTGCCGCAACTTACAGCCATCGCTCTTTGTTCGGAAATTGCAGAAGCTCATGGTGTCCCGGTCATTGCTGACGGTGGAATTCGCACTTCAGGCGATATGGTAAAAGCCTTCGCCGCAGGTGCAAGCACAGTTATGCTTGGTAGCATGCTCTCGGGTACAATTGAAACTCCGGGGGAAATCAAAAACGGTAAGAAACAATATCGCGGCATGGCTTCACGCTCTGCTCAAGATTCTTGGCGCGGCGGCGTTCCTGAGGGAATGGCTCCAGAAGGCGAATCCACTCAAGTGAATGTCAAAGGACACGTGAAAGATGTCATTCACGAAGTCACTGGTGGCATCCGCTCCGGCATGAGCTACATTAATGCAACCAGCATTGCAGAGATAAAAGACAAAGCCCACTTTATGGAAATGTCTTCTAGTGGTATCTCTGAGTCTCGCGCACACGGAGTAAAGTAAATGGATTCCAGACCCATAGGGGTATTTGATTCAGGCATCGGTGGCTTAACGGTTCTCAAAGAACTTGCCATGCAGTTTCCCCATGAGAGTTTTCTCTACTTGGGCGATACGGCACGCCTTCCCTATGGTTCAAAATCCGCGCACACAATCCGCAAGTACTCTGAGCAAAACATCCAGTTCCTAAAAAAACAGGATGTTAAAGCCATCGTCATCGCTTGCAATACCGCTTCCACACAGGTTCCCGAACCGGAACTTGAAGGACTTCCAATTTACAATGTCATTGGCCCCGGAGCTCAACGCGCTCTGGAGGTCAGCCAAAGTAAACGCATCGGTGTCTTGGGTACTCGGGCGACGATCAACAGCAAAGCATACTCCCATAAAATTATGGATCTGGAGCCGACAGCGACAGTGATCGACCAGGCCTGCCCTTTGTTTGTTCCACTGGCTGAAGAAGGTTGGGATTCCGACCCCGTGACTAATTTGATTGTATTTCGCTATCTCAGTCAGATTCTACAACACTCAATAGACACATTGATATTGGGCTGCACTCATTATCCACTTTTGAAAAACTCCATCGCACGGGTTACGGGCTCCTCCATCGAATTGGTGGATTCCGGCGAAGCGATCGCCAGATGGCTTGAAAGAGATTTCAGCAAAAACAGACTTGGTCGCAACGGCAATAGCAATCATCAGAAGATTGATATTATGACGACGGACTCTTCAGCGCATTTCACAGAAGTGGCATTGAAGATTCTAAAACCACTCAAGGCTGATGAATTCAAAGTTGTGGATTTAGTCTAGATACAAACTTCCAACGGCAGCTCTTGCAAGTTATACGTGCTTGCCATTGAGTATCCATAAGCACCGGAATCAAGGACCGCCAGGAAATCCCCTTCGCGAACAACGGCCATTTGATAGTCTTTCAAAAAGAAATCTGATGACTCACAGATAGGCCCTACCACATCACAAGTGATTTTATTCTGACCTTCCTGAAGAGGTAAAATGCGATGTTCGGCTTCATACAATGAAGGACGAATAAGATGATTCATTCCTGAATCCACAATCACGAATGTTTTTACAGAGGTTTTCTTAATATACTGCACTTGAGTCAACAAGACCCCGGCGTGAGCCACCAGCCAACGACCAGGCTCAGATTGCAGCTCACAATTCAAATCACCCAGAATCCCCTTGGTAATCCCGGCATATTCATTCAAGAGTCGAGACTCCAGTTCGAGATCCAGTTTTTCATAAACCACTCCCAAACCTCCGCCAAAATCAAATCTCTTCAATGTCGGAAACTCTTTTTTCAATTTGATAAATTCATTTTTAAGTTTGATCAAAGCCTCTTGGTAACCGGAGAATTCCAACATCTGCGATCCCAGATGCAGACTCACCCCCACCAATTCCAACGAATCCCCATGTCTTTTCAAACAGGATGACAAATCCGGCAACAAGGACAATTCCATACCAAATTTATTATCCCGCAATCCCGTTGCGATATAGGGATGCGTTTGAATACTGACGTCCGGATTCAAGCGCAATGCCACACAGGCTTTTTTACCCAGGGCCTTGGCAATTTCACCAATACGCTCCAACTCTGGCAGACTCTCAACATTGATCTGGAAAATACCCAACTTCAATGCCTCTGTGATTTCATGACGTGTTTTTCCCACGCCGGAGTACACGATATCCTCAGGCAAGAATCCACTTTCAAGTGCTCTTTTGATTTCTCCCAAGGAAACAACATCCGCACCAGCCCCTGCCATCTTCAGGCACTGCAGGACTTGGGGGTTTGGATTGGCTTTCACTGCAAAGTATAAACGCACCCCATCAAGAGCTGACGCCATCTGATTAAAGCGGGAGCGGATAAAATCGAGGTCGTAGACATAGATGGGACGAATGTAATTCGCGCAGAGAGACATTAAGTTCTTTTTATCCGGCCCAAAATGAAGCTCATTATTGATGTATTCCACAAAAACCTCGTGCTAATATCATTGCCGAACAAAGGACGTTTGTCATGAAAACTTCTATTTTTACTTCCACCTCCAAAGGCATGCCGGTACTCGCTTATGAATTCGGCAACGACACCCATCCGGAAATTTTAATCCTGGGCGGTGTTCATGGAGATGAAATCGAGGGTGTGATCTGCGCGCAGGAACTCCTGAAGCATTTCATGAAGTCTTACACTCATAAATTCAAGCTGACTCTAGTCCCCCAATTCAATCTGGAGGGAGTGATCTACAAAACTCGTGGCAATGGCAACGGTGTGGATCTGAATCGCAATCTGCCAACCAAGGATTGGTCTCCGGAAATTAAAACTCCGCGCTACCATCCGGGACCCAAAGCCGGCAGCGAATCTGAAAACCATGGCTTGATCAAGTACCTGGATGAGAAAAAACCAAAATTGGTTCTTTCACTGCACTCGTGGCAGCCTGTACTTAACGTGAATGGCGATTGCTATGAATTTGCCAACGTCCTGGCAAAGCACACCGGCTATAAAATCGATGATGACATCGGATACCCAACGCCTGGTTGCCTGGGAACCTATGCCGGCCTGGAAAGACCGTGCCCGACTTTAACTTATGAAATCGAACGTGGACAGTCTGCTGAAGACATCATTAAGATTCACGTTCCCGCTATTCTTGACGCTCTAAAGGTTTACGACAAGTAAGGAGACATTCGTGCAACAATCTGTTGAACTACTTTATTCTGATATCCAAAACGGCAAACGCGTTGATCAACTGATGGCGAATGATCTTAAAACCATCTTCGAGGTCATCGAAGGACTGGACGCCGGCCGCCTCCGAGTGGCTGAAAAGAAAGACGGAAAATGGCTGGTCAACGAGTGGGTAAAAAAAGCGATCCTACTCTATTTCCGCGTGCAACAGATGACTGTCATGCAAGCTGGTGACTTCACATACTTTGACAAGATCCCGGTAAAAAAATGGTCCGAAGAGGATGGCGTGCGCGTGGTTCCTCATGCCTTGGCTCGCAAAGGCTCCTTCATTGAAAAAGGCGCGATCCTAATGCCTTCTTACGTTAACATCGGTGCTTATGTTGGTTCAGGCACAATGGTGGACACCTGGGCAACTGTTGGTTCCTGTGCCCAGATAGGAAAGAATGTTCATCTGTCTGGCGGCGTGGGCATTGGTGGCGTACTTGAACCAGTTCAGGCTTCTCCGGTTATTATTGAAGACAACGCTTTCGTTGGAAGTCGTTGCATCGTCGTTGAAGGTGCGATCATCGAAGAGGGTGCGGTTCTTGGAGCTGGGGTAACAATTACGGCATCCACAAAAATCATCGACGTGACCGGAAGCAAACCAGTTGAAATGAAGGGTCGAGTCCCGGCAAATTCAGTTGTCATCCCAGGAACTCAGATGAAGAACTTCCCGGCTGGAGAATTTGGCGTGCCGTGCGCACTGATTATCGGTCAACGCAAAGCAAGCACTGACCTTAAAACTTCTCTGACAGATGCGCTTCGCGATTTCCAAGTGAGCGTTTAAAACTCAAAGTCCTTTTACACTAAAAAGCCCCTCTGAAATCCAGTGGGGCTTTTTTTTATTTCATTCGTAACGCCTCAGAAGGCTGAACCTCAGTAGCAGTTCTTGACGGAATATAAGAACCTAAAAAGGCTATCAATGAGCTTACTATCAACACTCCGAACACCAGCCACCAATCCACGAGGCTTGGTATAGTCGTGTCGTAAAAAGTATGCGATGACCACATGTTAATGGGGTTGTTTTGAATATACAGACTTAGCCCCGTACCGATCACCGTTCCGACCAGCACACCAGAACCCGCCAACAGAAAACCAATTTGCGTGAAAATCTTAACAGTCCGTTTACCCGATAATCCAATGGTTCGAAGAACTGCAATATCCCGTCTTTTCTGGGACAATAACAAAGCCAACACGGTTAAAATGGAACTTGCTGCGATCATTCCAGCAAGACCCAAAAAAACTCCAATGGTCAATTTTTCCAGTTTCAAAGCGTAAAACAAAGCTGAATTGCGATCCATCCAGGTCTCCACCTGAACATCGGTGAACTTCATCAGATCATCCCGAACATTTGCAACGCGACTCTCATCTGCGAGCCACATTTCAATTCCCACTTTTTTTAGATCTCCGCTATCCAGAGCTCTTAGTGCTTTGCCTCGCTGATAATACAGGTACTGCGAATCCACATCAGCCAAGGCCGTGGTAACCACTCTTTTTACTCGCACCCGCTCAAACTTCGGAGTTTGCCCCGGAGGCAATAAAAGACCGGTCGGAGAAACCACTGTGATGAAATCACCATCGAATACGCCAAGCGATTGCGCCAAGTCCACACCCAGAACAACTTCTCCTTCGTCAGGCACATCCTGGGGATCCCATACATACGAGGGCGGTCCACCGACAGCATTCTGCGGCTTATCTGCATCCAGCTTCGCCAATTGCGATATAAAATATTCCAGACTGTTTCTCGTCACTCCACGGGCAAAGGCGCCCTTGAATTGACCATCCTGACTGCGTAAAATTACATCCTGAGTTTCATAAACATAGGCCTGCGTTGTGGGGTCTTCCTTGATACGGGAATAGACCGGATGAGTTTCCAGTCCCATCGCATTTTGCACACCAGGCACTGTGACGTAAAGATGAGGCTCAAGCCCCAGAATTCTTTTGCGAATACTGGCATTCATCCCATTCATCACAAAGAGGACCACCAGAAATGCGGTGACACTGATGGTGATCCCGCCAATGGATAGAAACGCAATTCGGCGAATCAGCGCACCCGCACGTTTTGAGAAGATAAAATGACGAAAGAGATGTCCAACTAACATCTCTTTATCTTATTGTTTCAATTGTGGGATTCAAGCCTTTTATAGGCTATTTAATGGGCTATTTTTTCTCACTCGCCGGCACACGCTGCAGAGCTTCCTCTTTACGAACTTCACGTACATTGCTTTCCATAAAGAAACTCTTTTGCATCGCCTTTAGCGTCACAACAGTTTCGTTTAAGACTTCAAGCATCCGACGCGAGGCTTGTGGAATCTCAGGTCCCAGCTCCTTCGCCGCAGGCCCTACCGCCTGGGTCACAACCGCCAGATTTTGCATCATAACCGCCAAATCTTTAGCAAGTTCTGGATTCTGTTTGTTCAGCTCCGGCAAAATACGGTTGATCTCGGAAGTTGTGATCGCCAGATTGCGCATTGTAGTTTCCAAGGAATCATTGGCTGTGGCCTGCTTGGAAAGTTTAATCACCTCATGGGACATCACTGTCATGTTTTTCATCAGTGGATCCATACGATCGATCACACGAACAAAACTGGCTGCACGGTCTTTATCCGCAAAAGCCTCAACCAGCATTTGCAAATTCTCCAGTAAACCACCCACGCGGGCCATGGTCATACTGATATTGCGACTGCTTAGCATGGACACGATATCCATGGATTCATTCGACTGAATAAAACTATTGGAGGCTAAAATCGGAGCTTTCTCCGTGCCCACCGTCACTTCAAGAATTTTTTCCCCGATAATAAACGGACGATTCAACTGAACGGTACTGTCCTGACGGATTCTTTCCTGGAACTTACTCAGCACATAGAAAGTCACTTCAATCTTGTTATCCGTTCTTAGCTCAACATTCTCAATCGCTCCGGCACGAAGACCCGCCATATGCACAGTCGTCCCCTGATGCAATCCATCGGCATTTTCGAATGTCGTCGTGTAGTAGGTTTTGGAATCAAACCACCCCTGCTTCACAGCAATACTCACCGCCGTCCCCAGTACACCCAGGATTGCAACGCCAACAAAAAGTCCCGCAACTCGTTCAAATTTATTGAACTTCACTTTCATCATAGGTGTACAACTCTCTTCTCTGGATCCACCGGCTGGAAGTAAAGCTGGCCATCATCCAAATGAACGATTTGATAGTTAAATAGATTCATGAATTTTTCATCATAGGAACTGATGAATACGTGATTCAGGCAGCCCTCTTTACGCAGCTGATGAATATAATCCACCAAAGTATAAACACTGTCCTGACCCAATCCCACACTTGGATCATCCAAGAGCAGAATCTGCGGCCTCATAACCATTGCACGCAAAAGACAAGTCAACTTACGCAGACGGCCTGGAACATGTGCTGGTCTTTCATGAGCAAATTTAGTGACATCAAAAATTTTGAAAATTTCCTCCACGCGGGCTTTGGCGTCCTCGGGACTTAAAACCTTGTGATAAAGAAGTGGCAGCATCATATTATCGAACAACGACTGATTGTTAATCAAACCGCCATAATCAAATGAGTAACCAATTTGCAAACGGTAAGGCAAAAACTCCTCGAAGGACATATCACAGACGTTTTGACCATTGATCAAAAACTGTCCGGACTGAGGCATCTGCAACCCTGCCAAAATCTGCAACAAGGAGCTTTTTCCAGCCCCTTCCTCTGCTTTAACCCAAAGGATTTCATTCATGGGAAAATCGAATTCAACATTGGCAATAACAGGATCCTGCCCTTCATGCGAAAAAGAAACGCCTTCAAACTTCAGATTTTCGATCTTCATTATAAAACCCCCAGATTGCGCAACTGATTTAAATAAAACAAAGCTGTTACAATTAAATTAAATACGATGACGAAAATGATACTGTTCACCACGGCCTGCGTGGTGACTTGTGGCACTTCCGTCGGGCTCTTTTTCACGGATAGCCCCTGATAACAGGACACCACGAAAATAATCATTCCACTGAAACTGTTTTTCAAAAGAAAGATCCAGAAATCATCAAAGGAAAATGCCGTCATCAGCGATTCCGCATAGAAAGCAAAGGGCATATCCTGAATGAACTTGGTCACAAAGAATCCGCCGATCAACGCCACAAAATTGAAGTAAAAAGCCAGGCAAAGCATGCTGATCACGCCACCCAAAACCCGCGGAAACACGATGTAACTCAAGGGATTGATTCCCATGACTTCCAAGGCTTCGATCTCCCGGTTTGCGCGCATGTTTCCAATCTCAGAAGCCACCGCTGTACCAGATCTTGCAGTCACAACCAGCGCCACCAGGAGGGGGCCGGCTTCACGCAGAATCATCACAATCAAAAAGGGCCCCACCATTTGAGTTCCGCCGAACTTCGTCAGGTTGGATAAAGATTGCAGCACCAGGACGCTGCCCGAGGCCAAAGCAAGCACACTCACCAACGGCAACGCCTGCCAACCAGTGAAATATATCTGCGCAGAAATTACTCGAATGATCTGGCGCATCCCCTGGGTTTGATCAAGAACGGTTGCACGAAGGGAAAGATATACCATCAGGAGAACACGCCACGTGTACTCCGCATTCTTTGTCACAAATCTCCCGAGGGAGTCGATTTGTAAGAATAAAGAATTCATTTAATTTCCCCAGTTTCCTAGGGACTTTATCGGTGTAAATCGTACTTTCGTTTACAAACCAAGGTCTGGTTTTAATAGGCCCACAAGGAATAAAAGAACGACTTTAAGGCTTCAAACCCTGTTTCCGG
Protein-coding sequences here:
- a CDS encoding MlaE family ABC transporter permease, whose translation is MNSLFLQIDSLGRFVTKNAEYTWRVLLMVYLSLRATVLDQTQGMRQIIRVISAQIYFTGWQALPLVSVLALASGSVLVLQSLSNLTKFGGTQMVGPFLIVMILREAGPLLVALVVTARSGTAVASEIGNMRANREIEALEVMGINPLSYIVFPRVLGGVISMLCLAFYFNFVALIGGFFVTKFIQDMPFAFYAESLMTAFSFDDFWIFLLKNSFSGMIIFVVSCYQGLSVKKSPTEVPQVTTQAVVNSIIFVIVFNLIVTALFYLNQLRNLGVL